A portion of the Dehalococcoidia bacterium genome contains these proteins:
- a CDS encoding DUF262 domain-containing HNH endonuclease family protein, with protein sequence MIEIQPQLLPLSGLLSKRLFRIPQYQRAYSWHSKHREDLFGDILNTWRAGGDRQHFMATVVGLRREKRMIGTDEHQVVEIVDGQQRVTTLILLLKAIAKTVDRTDLEGSRVGRELDETLVKPDKASLLLLQTNHDLSNHFASYLRTGSHPPSESANTQADRELLLAMEECEQFLLRCKGNGLPVVDLLSLLKNRLTFVFHEIGDEALVYTVFEVLNSRGLEVSWFDRLKSMLMAIVFEAEENSPEIINEVHTLWSDIYRCVGLRIGMSTESLRFAACLRQESAPSRLPSEEDAADILREQAKISTANVIEVTNWLKAVTEAMDKVLGDRRTRGVTRIVQARLVAAAIHLRSDLTDGDKTKVLRLWENIAFRMYGISGLDARYAVGEYLRLAWSIVNENLDRDAILAELSRIGAQYPITKAVDHLRNTDCYNGWQEELRYFLFRYEEHLAKKAGQNFNNEQWNRIWMANASDSIEHILPQSSESDKVDRLGNLILLPPKLNSKLRALAPLKKAEEYRKTGLLIARKAADQIEGSRWGPGQIKIREEALLDWAKSEWAD encoded by the coding sequence ATGATTGAGATCCAACCTCAACTCTTACCCCTAAGCGGGTTGCTCAGCAAGCGCCTTTTCCGCATTCCCCAATATCAGCGCGCTTACAGTTGGCATTCCAAGCATCGAGAGGATCTGTTCGGGGACATCCTAAATACATGGCGTGCTGGGGGTGACCGTCAGCACTTCATGGCCACTGTGGTGGGACTCCGCCGCGAGAAACGGATGATTGGAACCGACGAACACCAAGTGGTTGAGATTGTCGACGGGCAACAACGCGTAACGACCCTCATTCTACTCCTGAAGGCAATCGCCAAAACGGTCGACCGTACCGATCTAGAGGGAAGCAGAGTTGGCCGCGAGCTCGATGAGACGCTGGTTAAGCCGGATAAAGCCTCGCTGCTTCTCCTTCAGACCAACCACGACCTGAGTAATCATTTTGCCAGCTACCTGCGGACAGGAAGCCATCCGCCATCAGAATCCGCCAACACTCAGGCCGACCGTGAGCTTCTGCTAGCCATGGAAGAATGCGAACAATTCCTGCTGCGCTGCAAGGGGAATGGCCTCCCTGTTGTCGACTTGCTGAGTCTTCTGAAGAACCGGCTGACATTCGTGTTCCACGAAATCGGCGACGAGGCGTTAGTCTATACTGTGTTCGAAGTGTTGAACAGTCGTGGCCTCGAAGTCTCATGGTTTGACCGTCTGAAGAGCATGCTAATGGCCATTGTATTTGAGGCCGAGGAGAATAGTCCTGAGATTATCAACGAAGTCCATACTCTTTGGAGCGACATCTACAGATGTGTCGGATTGCGAATAGGGATGAGTACGGAATCGCTTCGTTTCGCGGCGTGCCTGCGCCAAGAATCTGCTCCGAGCCGACTCCCCAGTGAGGAAGATGCAGCGGACATATTGCGGGAGCAGGCCAAGATCAGCACAGCAAACGTAATCGAGGTCACCAACTGGCTGAAAGCTGTCACAGAAGCTATGGACAAAGTGCTTGGGGACCGCCGGACTAGAGGCGTTACCAGGATTGTACAGGCACGGTTGGTCGCTGCTGCGATACATCTTCGTAGCGACTTGACTGATGGGGATAAGACAAAAGTGCTTCGACTGTGGGAAAACATCGCGTTCCGCATGTACGGTATATCCGGATTAGACGCACGCTACGCCGTTGGAGAGTATTTACGGCTTGCCTGGAGTATTGTCAACGAAAACCTGGACCGGGACGCAATCCTAGCAGAGCTGTCGCGTATTGGAGCACAGTATCCGATTACTAAAGCTGTCGATCACCTACGAAACACCGACTGCTACAACGGTTGGCAGGAAGAACTCCGATATTTTCTTTTCAGATACGAAGAGCATCTTGCGAAGAAGGCAGGACAGAATTTCAACAACGAACAATGGAATCGCATCTGGATGGCTAATGCCTCTGATTCGATTGAGCATATCCTTCCCCAGAGTTCCGAAAGTGACAAGGTGGATCGCCTGGGAAATTTAATATTGCTTCCACCTAAGCTGAACTCAAAGCTCCGTGCCCTCGCCCCTTTGAAGAAG